A segment of the Pelodiscus sinensis isolate JC-2024 chromosome 28, ASM4963464v1, whole genome shotgun sequence genome:
acatgaatagcctaaacagaatcagtagaacacaagctttTGTGTgccacctcacatggccccctttgtatacactttTAGGGCAAATACCCCcttcccccatgggtgcagcagagatctggctgctccccttacaGTCACGTTACTGGAGTTTATCCCAGTTCTCAAATTATGGTCCATAGAGTTCAAACTGAATCCTCTCTTCTTCAGAGTCGGGGCTTGCCTTACCATGAGGCGGCCGTCTCATGTGTCAGACTGCGTGGGGGGCGCCTCTAGgccccagagaattgagacctttcaaggATTTGGCCCAAGCAAGGACTCATGGggacatcatttgagctccccacctcaggtgccaaaatgtgggccggccctgtcagCAGTTATGCTTTCTCCTAGTGATAGTCTCTTCAGgtgtggtttttttggtttttcagCCTTTTTGTGCTATTAAAAGCTCTAATTGACTGAAATTACACTGGTCACAATACTGACTATAGTTACACCCCTAACATAACTGTAATGGAATAAACTGCCAGTTTCCCAAAAGGCTTCTCTGGGCACTCAGATTGTTCTAGGGATTTCTGCTTTGCAGCTAGTCACTTCCCTGTCAGAGTCCAAAGGTGGAAGGATCTTTCCTTGAATCTGTATTTATAGCTGCTTCTCACAGAAAACAAGCTGATGGGGTCGTACCCAAGtgggcttttcttttgatggagAGCAAGGAATGCATTTGGGGTCTTTGACCTCCATCACGCACAACGACCACTTGCTATGAAATGAGTCCTTCTCTGTTCAAGTTCTTCATTTCTATTTCACAAGGTTTCCTTGTCCTTTGATGGGTTATTTTGCTACAGAGATATACACAATATAAATGTTTGCTACTACATTGTAACAGGACAGGGATAAGTGAAAACAATACAAGTAATGTCCCACTAGTTTTCATGAAGCTTAATACGCTCTTATACTGGGAGTTCAACTTGGAACTGAGATACTGCTGAGCCCTCTTGCTTAGCATCCTGAGCTCCCTCTCATACTGTGATGCTGTAACCTCTCCAGGTACTGCTCGTAACAGACACCCACAGGCAGGGACACATCCAGCTGTTACGTGAATGCTTTTACCAAGCACTCATGAGCCAACAATGAACACAGCTCCCCGGTCTAGGCTTCCAGAAGTGTACTGTCCTGCCTGGGTCAGAAACTTGACAAGCGCAAATTGATAACCCAGTCTGCTCTTCCCTCATTGTGAAGAGGACAGGCACCACCTCTTGTTCCTGAGCACATTTCCCAAGCACTGTGCGCCAAAATGCATTGTGTTAGGTGAAATGTATTAACCACAGAAAGCTATCGTGTGACTAAGTAATAAACATACAGATCACAATCGTTACCCAAGAAATAAAAGTACAATCACTGGTGGACAGCATTTAAATCAAGCTTTGTCTTGTACTGATGATATAGTTcctcagagccatcccatccattggATGGCTTAGGGAAGCTGCCACAGGCCCTATTCTTTTGGGGGCCCCATGGTGGCCACCCCATTTGTCCTATGGATGTGACCCATGGAATTACCTGGGGGCCAGGGTGACGATTCCTCCCCACCATACTTTATGAAATTGGCTTATGAGTATAAATATGCACAAGAGCAAACTCTTTAGGTTAAGGAACTACCTGCAATACATTTTGTAGTGAATTAGAGCTAGCTATGTGTGTTCATTTTAATTGTGGGATTTACTTTGtccattttcacttgcaaccacttaaatcctacagctTGTACTCAATAGAGTCACCtttgtttactatcaagcccactGTAAATAACTGTTcactgggggagcaatcagtgtgcatgTTCTCTCATTGATAAAGTGGGCAAACATCCTCAGGAGATCTTTGGAAAacttttactcagagaaagaTGGTTTGATtcggggttttggtcccttttgggggttggatTCCTGGTTGCTGGGCCtcaaactgcattctcccagagctggagtagttcagtgtctgcattactcttcaccccagctctgtgccttggctgggggagaccagaaaatctggcccagcatgacagggtggggggaagccccagagagaaaggaggcaggtgtctggcatgatcagcacaccaagAAACAGCCCCAAGCAGTCAtctgtgaccgcaccccgtcACAGGGCcagcacagcagcagccagggtaTCCCTCTCCCCCGCACTCACCACTGCAACCAGTGTAGGaggggcccagcagcctgctgtgccacccagccttctcccagcccGCTGAGCACATCTCAGTGGCAGCCGGAACTGCAAAGCACTCTACTTCCTGCTGCCACGGAGAAGTGGGACGCAGCAGGGCGGcgtggcagagcagagcaggctactCAGCTGCTCCCGCTGCCATGGTggggggtgacccctgctgctgctgcacaaaCCCCTCTATAATGCCCTAGCCCACATTGCTCAGgtgaagaggtggagcaggagaggggcGATGCCtagggcactgggggggttgcCCCATTCCCCCTTTGGGGTGGCCACATAGTTCCTTCATACACAGGCTGGGATTTTTCCTTTCAATCCTGCACCAcgtctctttcccctccccttctcccccccccccccccccccccccccgcccgcccgccttcAGTCCTTTGTTCTCCAGAAGTGAttccagagctgggaggggagggaggaccaGTGATGATGTCACTTCCCCCTTCTATAGCTGCTTCCCACTTGCTGGAAAGATCCTATGCTATTACATAAGAAAAGCAATCGCCAGAGGTGCTAAGTCTGAGGAGCTCCATTTTATGGGGTTCCTTGTGAGTGTATTCCCTTTAATGGGCCAGTAGAGCACCTGATTCCTCCATTGTTGTACCTGCAAGGCTGGATGGGGGTGTTTCCAACCTCAACATTTTTCTGTAAGATACACTTAGCAAAACTCCATAGCTCCACTTACAAGGATAGCTCGTTCAATTCCGCATACCTGGTCTCTGCTGTTAAAAAGCTTCTCATAAACTGCTAACACACAAACTGCTTTTGAATTGCTGCTTAATGTTTTATCTTTCACCCAACGTTCTCTTTGGTACATTGATATTTTGTTTGATTTCTGTAGACCCTATTTAAAGGACCGAACCAATCAGCCAAATCCACAATTACCACCACTTTCTAAATCCGCACCTGTAAGTAGAAAAGACCTTCCTCTTCTGACTCTGGAGTGTTGTATCTTGTGGCGGAATCGGCTCAGGCATGGCTAGGGACTCTGTAGAAGCACACAATAAAATGGGTTCCTTGCCTTGATGAGATTGGTGGCAATGGAGTGCTGGCTAACTTGGCATAAAAAGCAATTAAATACAAATCTTTCCTTACCAAATATATTTCAAATACTGAAGATGTCTAGTCCCTACACATTAAATTCAGCCTTAAAGCATCATCATACTAGCCACCGTTAAAATAGAGTTCTCTTGGGGGTGAACTCTGCTCTGTCTCAGGGCAGCAACGCTGCACAGAAGTTCAGGGTTGAAAGTGTGTGCTACTTCCAAACAACACTAAACCACTTTGAGTGTTTTTGAAGGGTTTTTGTTCTCTTCTGAGTGATTGTCAACATATGTATTCCACTGTTGATATTTGCATGCCTACTTCATTTGAGCTGGTGACTTCTGGTCAGCAGTACCTCTGGGGTGGTGTGCTTATTGGGCCAAGTGACCGCGGAGTATGCATAAACCCCCTCCTGTAAGGACTACTCTATTTGCTAGACACTTGTGCCTCTTAATAGTTGATACGCtcggtgcctcatttgcatggaAGATCAGAGTTTGCTCAAAAGCTGGGTCTCCTTCAAGACCCATGTTATGAAGAGGTCCAAGCATTGAAAATGTCAGGGCAGCGTGACCATTACTCTTTCACCCGAACAGCTGCCACAGGGCCTGTGTGCTAGAGAGAGGGCCCCGTGACCGCAAACAAAGCAGAACTAGTTCTCTATGTATATGAAGTATGAACTCCTGGCCCGATTTTGAATCGGGTGGTGGGTTGTGTTCATTCCTCTCCTTTCTAAGGCTGACGTTTATCCATTTCCTCAGGTTGTCCGACCCAAGAAGGATGTTCCCTCCAAAGTGTCCAAGTGTATACCGAAGGATCGTGCACCTGCTGTCAGAAACCCAAATGTACGTCCTGCTCTTCAACACAGGTCTTCAAATGTGCCTGTGTCCCAGGGGCCCAAGAGGGtacctcccaacctcctgccaGACAGAAGACATGCTGTGCAGCTGACTGCAAATCAAATACAAGAGACTGGAAAATCTGAAAATCAGGGGACAGTTACAGATCAAAGGGCTGTAGTGTTGACCCAGAATGGAAAAGATTCCCAATGTGGAGAGCACCTCTCGGTATCTGAGAATTTGCAAGAAATGGTAGACCTTGAGAAGGAAAATCTTCCTAGTAAAACCACTCTGGAATCTTCCGAGAACAGGACAGAGTCTGGGCTGGACCCCAAAGTACAATTGAGGACTGGTTTAAACAATCCAGAGAGTAAAAGAGGTTTGATTCACAGGCATACCTTGGGCAGAGCTCCACAGAACAACGTGAGTCTGAAAGATAGAATTATTACCCGTCAGGCCACTAAGGAACTGATTCGGAATAAACTTGCAAAATCTCCACCTGGTTCTAAAGTCGTGTGTCCTCAAAGACCAAGCAGCAAAGCCAGAGGGTCAGTGCCTCCTTCCCAGATATTTGCTGTTTCTAGGACTCAGCTACCCAAGAAATCATGTGCAGAAAAACAGTGTCTAAATCCCAGTGTTGTGAGGCAAAACCCAGTGAAATTACAGGCAGTTGGAATGCTCAGTCTTGCAAAACAGCCTGCACAAAAGCCGTATGTGAAGCCCTCGGGAACATGTAAAACTGGTGCTCTGGAAGTTGGAAAGTCCAAGCAAAAGgttagagctggaagggatctgaAATTGACACGGTCTCCCATAAACGCTCGTATTTCCAAGAGGGCTTCTGTGATGGAACTGAAAGCAAAGTCAAAACCAGTGTCAAAGAGACCTAATTCAAAACCAAGTggtgcaggcagctggggaaggaatgCAGCAAGAGGGAAGAGGCGCATTAGCGACTTGACGAAAGCTTCTCAGACTTGTGGAACGAAATCCAAAAATGATCTCCCCAGAAACTGTCCTGCAGGCACGCGCATGTCCAGCACCCACGCCACGGTTGGCATGCTCCAGAACACGGGAGAAACGCCCAAGCAAGAGTTGTTAAGGGAAAGAGAGATTCAGGATCCCAAGACCTGTGCTGTTGAAAAGCGCAGGTAAGTGGCTTCCTTTCTGATTCTCGCCTCCTTTTGATACCCTGAACATGGCAGGTAGCCTGTTTCCTCACTACTTCACCAAGGCAAGCTGTCTTCGTGGAGAGAAAGGAGGTGATGCCCTTTCAGAGTCAAGCCACAGGAGATGGGCTTTTGCCGCATGGTAGTGAGGGCTCTGCTTTACCTTTCTGCCGCCTCCCTCTCCATGAGGATGTCTACTGTTCTGGCTGGGCCTCtccggctcccccaccccactggagcAGCAACTATGTCTCATTCAGTTACTGCTGCCTCTTGGACGAAGGTAGCTAGAGCCATTCTGAGGCAGGGTGAAATGCTCAAGGTTCAGTTCTCCAGGTTCCTCCGTGTTCTTTCCCCTCACAGATGAGAAGACGCTTCCCACTAGACTGCATCCAAACTTTGGATATGTATTAAACTTGCAGTGTTCTGTCAGTACCCTTATAAGCTATGCTGTGAATAAGAGTTAAGGGCTCAGTGTTTCCCATACAACAAACAATATCTAAACCGTGTACAGGTAATGCAGCTCTTTGCATTGTGTTCAGAGCACTGTTTGAGGTGATCGGCTGAAAGCAGCGAGGGTAAATCCTACTGTCTATCATATGGGCAAATCTGGGAAAGTGAAATGTTTATTGCCTAGTGCCAGGTAGATAAGATGTCTGTACTGTGCACTTCAGTCAGTACATGTTCGGCTCCTTCAACAATAGCTAACCAGGTCTATCTAAGCCTGAAAGGATATGGAATATCTTAAATTGACAGGTTGTTTTGTTAGCAATAGTATGGGTCTGCCCTTCTTAATGGTTTGGAGCTACTGAGGTGTTCTGCGTTTTCACTGGTATTAATGTCCAGAGACTGAAAAAACACACGGATGGGGAAGAGACGAGATTGCTAAGGAATGAGTCTGCCTCACCATCCAGGTTACAAACAAGCAAAAGGTAAagggtgtgatggcgcgttggggtcccctgcctcctgcacccccgaaagggcacgaacagactccaccagccggtagaacagagggagtttattgcctctccaggatacagcacagcacagatgtcaccaggttacaggacaggcctaggatgcctcagccccccttgatatgggggggggggtctggcttctaaaccccccagcctgttgctgaggctgcttcctccatgctcccagacagaaactaactaactctcttccagccctgccccccagccgggcggcatccaccttcctttgttcctctccatggggggtagctggtcggacaggttgagagggcctctttgcataatgtctcactccctgtccttctgggctgtggtaccggcagcagccagtggggttaccacagagccagcataaaagcagcccaatacccccactacgtcacaaaggGCTTTACTCCTCCCCTCTGTTCTGCAGACTACACGCAGACTGCTTCACAAAGCAAGGGTTTGGGGCTTGGGCAATGTcgcctttaatttttttccactcTGTGCagcaatggtccccaacctttagaggctcccggggggcggggctgcgcgtcctggggcacgccaggggcagggatgcccttgcacccggcgccggcatgtgccgtGGGCCCAGGGTCGCTGTGCGCTTGGGGCCGGCGCCAGGGCCGCGCGCCCACATATGACCCGGGGCTGAGGCTGCCCGAGCGCTGCGCACCAGGTGCtggtgcgtgtcgcgcgcctggggccggcgcctccagtgcgcggcgcgccgggggcggggccggcccaggttgtcaaCAGGCGCGCACACAAGccctggtgggcgccatggcacccgagggcaccgcattggggaccagtGCTGTGCAGAATGTATTTTCTTATGTGTGACAAGGAGGGGATGAGAGagacatcaccttcatattggtgcacacaacaattcatatggcaggagtggggctaaGACGGCCCGAAGGTGCCACGTTCAAGCTGCCCCACCAGGACTTTCGGGCACCCTGTGGCTTTCTGCTCCGGGCaggggaagaggctttgcacatTGCCCCTGTCCTGTAGCAAAATCTCTCTGTTCCTATTGGCCGGATACCAAGGTAGCTGCAGGGGTGGATCAGGCAGCTCCTTGGAGCCGATGCTTGTGGGACACAGGCTTTAAGCCACCTCACCCCGAGCACTGGCTGCTTGTGTGTGAGGCAGGCAGGGGGGAGGCATCCcacgtgtaccagctcctgcctgccccccgcaccctccgtgctgctgctgctgcagctctatcAGAGTGGAGGGCAGGCGgctctgcagagccagtgctcatAGGGAgtctgcttttaagccagctcctgctttccccgCCCCTTGCCGCCTGTGATACTGAGGCAGCGGGGAGTGGGGACCCTGTAGTCGTTTGcactaactgataagcccaggcttattgctTAATCGTCTAAATAACTATATGCTAACATCACTAATAATGACAAGATCTGAAATATGCCAGAAAAAATGTGATGAGGAAAGGATAACGTAGTGCTCTCTTTTCCACTGTTAGTCTTGTAGAGCTAACGCAAAATAGTGAATCCTCTGCAATTCTAGACCAGAATAGATACTGGGTGAAAAACGAAGACCTTGCCTTTGGCCATGTTGAGTTTAACAGATGCCAGCTGCTGGGTGATGTTAGAAAGCCTGGGCTAAAATCTGGAGACAGATCCAGAACAGAGAAGAGGGCTGAGAAGGTGTGTGTTAGCAGATCTTAATGCAGGTTCTGACTTTCCTTGTGTTGATGTTTTTCTGTTGTAAAGAATTTAGGCTGCTTTTATAGAtatgggcacaaatcagacatcaggaatggtaacaatcagggctcgccgaaccgtggagagccccgctcaccagccgcactgtccagcgttctgtgcatgcgcaaatcgcccaaacctggctcttccgggttgcaatctactcacctgtggcgagtagattgcattatttgtcgagccctggtaacaATCATAAACCTGTAAGTGAGCATCTTAACCTCCTCGGATATTCaataatgaatttaaaagtagccattcttctactaaAGAATGTTATCACCCAGTTACAGAGGGAGTCGGCTGACAGTTCCACACTTTCAACTTGGGCctgaataaaaatattacctGGTAAACAtgctacaaaggcaatttcccctgcctttgatattagcatttccacatcaaatgctatgaatgggacatatcTAGCCTGACTTAactgtaggaccagtgttaattagcttaattaacactGATCCTACAGTtaacaggtaactgcttttgctgttatatattctgtaatttccactccaacttatctgatgaagtgggttttacccatgaaagctcatgacctcgtatatttgttagtctcttagggtacgtctgtaCAGTGCCGAGTAGCTCAAAGTAGGCTACTCGATTTGAGcgacgcaaattgcatagcttatttcgagagtCTATTTcgagtgccagattttgaaatagactGCTATTCCGACAAGCCCCATAATCtttgtggaattaggtttactgggacgtcagaatagcaagcccgttatttctaaTACATTTCAAAGTAACGGACTTGTTGCTAAGAAGCcgaaaatgctatttcgggacataccctaagatgccacaggactacttgttgattTCAAAGTTAACAGGTGCTAATGGCTTAAGGaagaaaaggattcttttaacagaattctTTGGAGTGTTGTAGATATGTGAAAGCTCTGATCTTAacgattttttaaaatcctgggttactaattaatacatggtaaattgttgAAACTGAAAGAAATTTACCATGGATCCTGATAATTTGTTTGGCCTTTCAGTTAGTGTTGGATTCCAGACAAATGATTTCCCTTAAGTTTTAGCATGTGTTTGGAGAGGGGTATTGCAGACCATTAAGgtcagatctttgctatctgCTAGAGTTCTGGCTTTTGTGAGCCAATGGGCACACTCAGAAGTAAATCATTAGGTGTTTCATAGAATGAAGACCTTATTTGCAAACTCTGTGAAGCAGGGATCTGTCTACACAGACTTTGAAGCCATGTGTGAAGATGCcctggggcttctactctttgagttggtgGCACACAATGTGAAAGTTGGTTTCCCGTGTCAGTAAAATATTGGATTactatttgcaaggagagcatgactacaGTATTTCTAGTTGATTCATAGATTTgcttagcatcttaaagctgagctatgtggaTACTATGCATGCAAGAGGGATAGTTTTGTGAACTGCAAAAGTCTGTAAGCATGCTAGTGTTTTGGCAGATTTAGTGGTCAGAGTGTAGATTGTTAAACTGGGGCTCTGATGTCTATTTTTATGCCTTATGTCTTTGGTTTATTTGCATAGCTGTTTTTAGTATGGCCCATTTTGGTGTGTATACTCGAGTCCCTAGAAATGATAATACATGTATTCCAgcggtagtgttaattttctttatttgatttcatattaaatattttaagcaTTGCGCCTTGTTATCCCTTGTTTGAATGTTTTTCTCCTTCCATTCCTATGGATTGTTTAAAATTATATCTAAGCTTTTTGTTTGTATTGATGGTGCATATCCACACACAGCCTCCATATCGGCGTTGCATAGAAGAAATTTCAACCCGCACagaagaaaattcaacccactcAAATATGGAAAAtgttagcgggaacactgcttATGACTCGGACAAAAATCAGAGCTGTAGCCCTAGAGGAGCATTGGTAGATGGGGACTGGTAATTTGATGGTCTAATGATCTTTGTCCTTTGGCAGGAAGCAACTGGAGCAGTGGTTGGCGTCCAAAGGGAAATCGTATAAACGTCCACCCATGACGCTGCTTGCTAAAAGGCCAGACCAGGAGACGATGAACCTGTCCTTCTGGAagagcctggaggaggaggaggagagggagcagctcTGTCTGAGGGACAAGATCCACGGCACGTTGGCAGAGTGTCTGGAACTCATTGAGAAGGTGAGGGCCGAGCCAGGAGTGGCGTTCACAGCCCGCTCCCCTTAAGGATGGCTGGGAGACTGCTAGGCAGAGAGAGCTTGAGAACCTGCACTTCTCCCAGGGGCACGGCTTGTGAAgactgcagccccaggatgcagcATTCGTGTGGCTCAGATTACTGCTTGGATCTCCTAGGCAGTCGCCCTggtctcttcattccctctgtagCAGCTGCACCTGGCCAGTGCCAGAAGATCAGACACTGGGCTAGCTGGCCCATCGGAAGCATTGGGGTCTGTTCTGAACCTACCGCTGCACCGTTAATGCCCTGCTTAGGGTGAAATCTCTTGCTCAGCGTCCCTGGGCAGGCTCCATAGCCCCCTGCAGCAAGTGATGTAACTGAGAGCCAGTGGAGTTATGCAGCAGGTCAGCCCTGAAATCTAGGCTAAAATGGGAATTTTACATCCTTCATAGATGACAAAATAATTGATGCATTGAGTGTCACCTGGGATTTAAAGGGTTGTCATTAATTTTCTTGCTGCCTACAATCCTTTTGGTCCCTGAGAGAGGCCAGCCTCGTGTCTCCCCTTGTGTTTCGGTGCCTAGAGCCGTGCATTCTTGGAGACTCCTCCTGCCATTAAATGTCACTGCTGGGATACCTGGACAGATCATGCGCAGGAACCAGGAGTCTGTATGGCCCCCAGTTCCGTAGCAGGGGAGCTCCTCAGAATCTGAACGGGCTGTTCCCCAAGTCCTCCCTTAGCTGTATGACTCTACAGCTTCCCATTGTGCCCTTTGCAggggctcaggagagattccccAAGCGCTGAAGCTGCCAAGGCTGGT
Coding sequences within it:
- the CKAP2L gene encoding cytoskeleton-associated protein 2-like, with product MSAERRLVAGRGRFAGPGGEAGVMEGLRAAREERQRKLQEYLAAKGKLKCPNTKPYLKDRTNQPNPQLPPLSKSAPVVRPKKDVPSKVSKCIPKDRAPAVRNPNVRPALQHRSSNVPVSQGPKRVPPNLLPDRRHAVQLTANQIQETGKSENQGTVTDQRAVVLTQNGKDSQCGEHLSVSENLQEMVDLEKENLPSKTTLESSENRTESGLDPKVQLRTGLNNPESKRGLIHRHTLGRAPQNNVSLKDRIITRQATKELIRNKLAKSPPGSKVVCPQRPSSKARGSVPPSQIFAVSRTQLPKKSCAEKQCLNPSVVRQNPVKLQAVGMLSLAKQPAQKPYVKPSGTCKTGALEVGKSKQKVRAGRDLKLTRSPINARISKRASVMELKAKSKPVSKRPNSKPSGAGSWGRNAARGKRRISDLTKASQTCGTKSKNDLPRNCPAGTRMSSTHATVGMLQNTGETPKQELLREREIQDPKTCAVEKRRKQLEQWLASKGKSYKRPPMTLLAKRPDQETMNLSFWKSLEEEEEREQLCLRDKIHGTLAECLELIEKGCPSEELFNTLSSVPEAEKFAKFWICKAKLLARNGTVDVTGLYEAAVRAGAAPIQELRAVVVESLKKADGASRDPSVELAPFVAEAAGEEPVPQRPRTPCPGAREQAVTTPHSTVRFLPGKTASLVKLQIVSVPRLTGLPGMQDWKFLTPVRRSLRIERAHARYPEMLKEHDTVVSSLDEIMATEGASQFIFCKNEALPEEDLELQGV